AAGCGTTTGCATTTTAGAAAAAAACGTATATACTAACTTGTATACAAGTATACTCACTTTAGAAATCAGGTGATTCCATGTCAGAACTGTTATACCCCTTGAAGTGGTTAGCAAAAGCTTCCGCCGGAGATCGTGTCGCACACGAGCTACGGATGCGCATCATTTCAGGAAAGATTGAAAGCGGTACCATTTTATCTGAGAACAAATTAGCCTCTGATTTTTCAGTCAGTCGCTCGCCTGTCCGCGATGCGTTAAAGGTCCTTGCATCCGAACAATTGATTCGTCTCGAGCGAATGGGAGCGGTCGTCGTCGGTTTGTCCGAGCGCGACATTCAGGAAATCTATGATGTCCGGCTACTCATCGAAACGTTCGTCTTCGAACGACTCGTTAAGATCGAACGGTCTGAACTTGTCCGTGAACTCAGTAAGATTCTCGAAATGATGAAGGTTGCCATCAAATATAAGGATGCCGATGAATTCTCCTTCCAGGACGTACTTTTTCATGAAACGATCATCCGCTCGATTGATCATGGATATGTCAGCATGATTTGGCAAAATCTCAAACCGGTCATGGAAAGTTTCATCCTCCTATCGATGCGGGTACGATTCGAGGAAGACATCGAAGACTTCGAACGCATCCTCGCGAACCACGCCTTGTACATTGAAGCGATCGAGACAGGGGATCGTGAACGGATGGTCGCTTCCTTACATCAGAACTTTGATGACGTCCAGGAAGTCGAAGATCTCTGGAAAACGCAACAAATGATGTCGAAAGGAGTCGATTCACATGACTGAATACATGTTAGGCGTCGATATCGGAACGACGAGTACGAAAGCGGTCTTATTTACGACAAAAGGAGAGGTCATCGGACAAACGAACGTCGGTTACCCGCTCCATACACCGAACCGCTCGACGGCGGAGCAGGATCCGGAAGAAATTTTTGATGCTGTACTCGAAGCCATCCGTTTGATCACGAAGCGTTATCCGAGCATGTCACCGAAGTTCGTCGCGTTCAGTAGTGCCATGCACAGTTTGATCGCAATGGACGCACAGCATCAACCATTGACTGCCTGCATCACGTGGGCAGACAGTCGGAGTGAAGCATGGTCGAACAAGATCAAGGAACAATATGGTCTATCGATCTATCACCGGACCGGGACACCGATCCACCCGATGTCACCGCTCAGCAAAATCAGTTGGCTCGTCGAAGATCGTCCGGAGCTCCACGCTCAAACGAAAAAATATGTCGGGATCAAGGAGTTCGTGTTCCAAAGACTGTTCGGCAGATATGTCATTGACCACTCTCTTGCTTCAGCAACC
This region of Exiguobacterium acetylicum DSM 20416 genomic DNA includes:
- a CDS encoding GntR family transcriptional regulator — encoded protein: MSELLYPLKWLAKASAGDRVAHELRMRIISGKIESGTILSENKLASDFSVSRSPVRDALKVLASEQLIRLERMGAVVVGLSERDIQEIYDVRLLIETFVFERLVKIERSELVRELSKILEMMKVAIKYKDADEFSFQDVLFHETIIRSIDHGYVSMIWQNLKPVMESFILLSMRVRFEEDIEDFERILANHALYIEAIETGDRERMVASLHQNFDDVQEVEDLWKTQQMMSKGVDSHD